One stretch of Cololabis saira isolate AMF1-May2022 chromosome 15, fColSai1.1, whole genome shotgun sequence DNA includes these proteins:
- the matn1 gene encoding cartilage matrix protein isoform X2, translating to MTPSLPLLLLLLGLMGAQATFDHRTAAAMAAGLCKTRPTDLVFIVDSSRSVRPSEFEQVKVFLAKVIEGLDVGTNATRVGVVNYASRVKNEVSLKTHRTKSALIKAVTRIEPLSTGTMTGLAIQFALNVAFSEGEGARTRSNDISKVAIIVTDGRPQDNIKEIALRAREAGIEIFAIGVGRVDMTTLKQMASDPLDDHVDYVESYSVIEKLTKKFQEAFCACSNAATDVVFLIDGSKSVRPENFELVKKWINQIIDKLDVSDSKTHVGLVQYSSSVKQEFPLGRHNSKKDLKDAVKRMAYMERGTMTGQALRFLTENSFSPGQGARPGVSKVGIVFTDGRSQDYIGEAAKKAKENGFKMYAVGVGNAVENELKEIASEPTGEHYFYTADFKTMTQIAKKLQINICQDEDPCECDSLVKFQKKVEVAIQALTKKLENMSKRIALLENKIV from the exons ATGACCCCATCCCTGCCgcttttgctgctgctgctcggccTCATGGGAGCTCAAGCCACATTTGACCATCGCACGGCCGCTGCCATGG CGGCAGGTCTGTGTAAAACCCGCCCCACAGACCTGGTGTTCATCGTGGACAGCAGCCGCAGTGTTCGCCCATCAGAGTTTGAGCAAGTGAAGGTCTTTCTGGCCAAAGTCATCGAGGGGCTGGATGTTGGAACTAACGCAACGCGTGTGGGGGTTGTCAACTACGCCAGCCGAGTCAAGAATGAG GTGTCCCTAAAGACTCATCGCACCAAATCGGCGCTGATCAAGGCTGTCACCAGGATTGAGCCCCTGTCCACTGGAACGATGACCGGACTGGCCATCCAGTTTGCCCTGAACGTGGCCTTCAGTGAGGGCGAGGGAGCTCGTACCAGATCTAATGATATCAGCAAG GTTGCCATTATCGTGACGGACGGACGTCCCCAGGACAACATAAAAGAAATTGCTCTGCGTGCACGAGAGGCGGGCATCGAGATATTTGCCATCGGTGTCGGACGTGTGGACATGACCACTCTGAAGCAGATGGCCAGCGATCCTCTGGACGACCACGTGGACTACGTGGAGAGCTACAGTGTAATTGAGAAACTCACCAAGAAGTTTCAGGAGGCCTTCTGTG CTTGCAGCAATGCTGCAACCGATGTGGTGTTTCTGATCGATGGCTCTAAGAGTGTCCGTCCCGAGAACTTTGAGCTTGTCAAGAAGTGGATCAACCAGATCATTGACAAACTGGATGTCTCTGACAGCAAGACTCACGTTGGACTTGTCCAGTActctagctctgtcaaacag GAGTTTCCCCTGGGGCGCCACAACAGCAAGAAAGATCTTAAAGACGCTGTGAAGAGGATGGCTTACATGGAGAGGGGAACCATGACAGGCCAGGCTCTCCGTTTCCTGACAGAAAACAGCTTCAGTCCAGGTCAGGGTGCCCGACCTGGAGTAAGCAAGGTAGGCATCGTCTTCACTGATGGTCGCAGCCAGGATTATATCGGAGAGGCAGCCaagaaagcaaaagaaaatG GATTTAAGATGTACGCTGTTGGAGTGGGAAATGCAGTTGAGAATGAGCTGAAAGAGATTGCATCTGAGCCAACTGGAGAGCACTACTTTTACACCGCTGACTTCAAGACCATGACCCAGATTGCCAAGAAGCTCCAGATCAATATCTGTCAAG ACGAGGACCCTTGTGAATGTGACTCGCTTGTAAAATTCCAAAAGAAAGTAGAAGTCGCCATACAGGCGCTGACAAAAAAAT TAGAGAACATGTCGAAGAGGATTGCCTTGCTGGAGAACAAAATTGTCTGA
- the matn1 gene encoding cartilage matrix protein isoform X1 has translation MTPSLPLLLLLLGLMGAQATFDHRTAAAMAAGLCKTRPTDLVFIVDSSRSVRPSEFEQVKVFLAKVIEGLDVGTNATRVGVVNYASRVKNEVSLKTHRTKSALIKAVTRIEPLSTGTMTGLAIQFALNVAFSEGEGARTRSNDISKVAIIVTDGRPQDNIKEIALRAREAGIEIFAIGVGRVDMTTLKQMASDPLDDHVDYVESYSVIEKLTKKFQEAFCVSDLCATGDHDCEQVCISSPGSYKCACRDGFTLMDDGRSCSACSNAATDVVFLIDGSKSVRPENFELVKKWINQIIDKLDVSDSKTHVGLVQYSSSVKQEFPLGRHNSKKDLKDAVKRMAYMERGTMTGQALRFLTENSFSPGQGARPGVSKVGIVFTDGRSQDYIGEAAKKAKENGFKMYAVGVGNAVENELKEIASEPTGEHYFYTADFKTMTQIAKKLQINICQDEDPCECDSLVKFQKKVEVAIQALTKKLENMSKRIALLENKIV, from the exons ATGACCCCATCCCTGCCgcttttgctgctgctgctcggccTCATGGGAGCTCAAGCCACATTTGACCATCGCACGGCCGCTGCCATGG CGGCAGGTCTGTGTAAAACCCGCCCCACAGACCTGGTGTTCATCGTGGACAGCAGCCGCAGTGTTCGCCCATCAGAGTTTGAGCAAGTGAAGGTCTTTCTGGCCAAAGTCATCGAGGGGCTGGATGTTGGAACTAACGCAACGCGTGTGGGGGTTGTCAACTACGCCAGCCGAGTCAAGAATGAG GTGTCCCTAAAGACTCATCGCACCAAATCGGCGCTGATCAAGGCTGTCACCAGGATTGAGCCCCTGTCCACTGGAACGATGACCGGACTGGCCATCCAGTTTGCCCTGAACGTGGCCTTCAGTGAGGGCGAGGGAGCTCGTACCAGATCTAATGATATCAGCAAG GTTGCCATTATCGTGACGGACGGACGTCCCCAGGACAACATAAAAGAAATTGCTCTGCGTGCACGAGAGGCGGGCATCGAGATATTTGCCATCGGTGTCGGACGTGTGGACATGACCACTCTGAAGCAGATGGCCAGCGATCCTCTGGACGACCACGTGGACTACGTGGAGAGCTACAGTGTAATTGAGAAACTCACCAAGAAGTTTCAGGAGGCCTTCTGTG TGTCTGACCTGTGCGCCACTGGGGATCATGACTGTGAGCAGGTATGCATCAGCAGTCCAGGATCATACAAGTGTGCCTGCAGAGATGGCTTTACCCTCATGGATGATGGTCGCAGCTGCAgtg CTTGCAGCAATGCTGCAACCGATGTGGTGTTTCTGATCGATGGCTCTAAGAGTGTCCGTCCCGAGAACTTTGAGCTTGTCAAGAAGTGGATCAACCAGATCATTGACAAACTGGATGTCTCTGACAGCAAGACTCACGTTGGACTTGTCCAGTActctagctctgtcaaacag GAGTTTCCCCTGGGGCGCCACAACAGCAAGAAAGATCTTAAAGACGCTGTGAAGAGGATGGCTTACATGGAGAGGGGAACCATGACAGGCCAGGCTCTCCGTTTCCTGACAGAAAACAGCTTCAGTCCAGGTCAGGGTGCCCGACCTGGAGTAAGCAAGGTAGGCATCGTCTTCACTGATGGTCGCAGCCAGGATTATATCGGAGAGGCAGCCaagaaagcaaaagaaaatG GATTTAAGATGTACGCTGTTGGAGTGGGAAATGCAGTTGAGAATGAGCTGAAAGAGATTGCATCTGAGCCAACTGGAGAGCACTACTTTTACACCGCTGACTTCAAGACCATGACCCAGATTGCCAAGAAGCTCCAGATCAATATCTGTCAAG ACGAGGACCCTTGTGAATGTGACTCGCTTGTAAAATTCCAAAAGAAAGTAGAAGTCGCCATACAGGCGCTGACAAAAAAAT TAGAGAACATGTCGAAGAGGATTGCCTTGCTGGAGAACAAAATTGTCTGA